In one Kluyveromyces marxianus DMKU3-1042 DNA, complete genome, chromosome 4 genomic region, the following are encoded:
- a CDS encoding DUF1992 domain-containing protein translates to MRRIGCDLALRSINGISIGIGNQPFYSHGYCRSCLRRYSSDNGEAGYMKKRLQELSETNTVDKDDPLMKIIHGGSIVDESEPLRKIHGKLQDVTFQEKHREQLSITKGSVNTNKHARDIASSKSWSGDEHVLDTALRMVLDSAPKAIPMPNGSVNNRFKNTSRRKLSVQDRLEQVQDKTMRYKQDLSTDEIEKREAAAFRALYTEKFTPIGSFEKLRSVADARIEESIKRGEFNSTKKLHGKKVDVSNENAHLDRTTYHLNNILVNQNIVPPWIEKQGSVSSDIAAFRKQLVGKLEAELLNQMRKRKLFSHAYATVQDALDSINTDRDTFLDTCFRSWCKSVQPFLNSNIPRLNSGLRSYNLQAPLHTQKLYLVADRELERTRKSVNMDNLFAQEYARIKDLNPPGSSAKENLGSKDHSRFSLFNIFKSY, encoded by the coding sequence ATGAGACGGATAGGCTGTGATCTTGCATTAAGGTCGATTAATGGCATTAgcattggcattggcaACCAGCCTTTCTATAGCCATGGATATTGTCGAAGTTGTCTCAGAAGGTACTCGAGCGATAATGGCGAGGCCGGATACATGAAGAAACGGCTACAGGAGTTGTCGGAGACTAATACTGTGGATAAGGACGATCcgttgatgaagataatTCATGGTGGCAGCATAGTTGATGAAAGCGAACCATTAAGAAAGATCCATGGGAAGCTCCAGGATGTGACGTTTCAAGAAAAGCATCGAGAACAGTTGTCTATTACTAAGGGCAGCGTGAACACGAATAAGCATGCTCGAGACATAGCATCATCGAAGTCTTGGAGTGGAGATGAGCATGTGTTAGATACAGCATTGCGGATGGTCTTGGATTCTGCACCCAAGGCGATTCCGATGCCAAACGGTAGTGTCAATAACCGTTTCAAGAACACTAGTAGGAGAAAACTAAGCGTACAGGATCGCTTAGAGCAAGTACAAGATAAGACTATGCGGTACAAACAGGATCTATCGACAGATGAGATTGAGAAGCGTGAAGCTGCAGCGTTCCGGGCTTTATACACAGAGAAGTTCACGCCGATTGGTTCTTTTGAAAAGCTACGGTCAGTCGCAGACGCTAGGATTGAGGAAAGTATAAAAAGAGGAGAGTTCAACTCGACTAAGAAGTTGCACGGTAAGAAGGTCGATGTTTCTAATGAGAATGCGCACCTAGATCGAACGACGTATCATTTGAACAACATCTTGGTGAACCAAAACATCGTTCCGCCGTGGATTGAAAAGCAGGGAAGCGTCTCCTCTGATATCGCTGCATTCAGAAAGCAGTTGGTGGGGAAGCTGGAGGCGGAGCTGCTCAATCAGATGCGCAAAAGGAAACTATTCTCACATGCGTACGCGACAGTACAGGATGCGTTGGATTCCATTAACACAGACCGTGATACCTTCTTGGATACTTGTTTCCGTTCTTGGTGCAAGTCCGTGCAACCCTTCTTAAACTCAAATATACCGAGACTAAACAGTGGATTGCGTAGCTATAATCTTCAGGCTCCATTACACACACAAAAGCTTTATCTTGTTGCTGACCGTGAACTGGAACGCACCAGGAAAAGCGTCAACATGGATAATTTGTTTGCACAAGAATATGCCCGAATTAAAGATCTGAATCCCCCTGGTTCGTctgcaaaagaaaatcttGGCTCCAAAGATCACAGTAGATTCTCACTTTTCAACATATTCAAATCGTATTGA
- the SGF73 gene encoding deubiquitination module subunit SGF73: protein MSSVNIEIKGLRPDIRLEEFDSGKNGWKELVANLKSKSDQEYRDIRSKYLSRPSEILPSVLKEDIRYRECIACHQPVLVSGIVEHLEKYCIAKMPINSAAETPDVMSSPAKSKGNARRSSSIDPEGFDSPSKKQKTSTPSGSGSGSGSTRKQRKIKQRNPTEPHLVNFDKQCGVPLPEGGVCGRSLTCKSHSMGAKRAVEGRSQPFDILLADYQKRNQLKSSASKTRIQKAQQNQQDPQTTSKHKGKEKGNNKTNSGNSNNNSNSNNADNDSMSKISPEEETTLVLNGVSRSYPLPLESTVLTSTRTRTKYIRMREMFASAFNIKPGFKSPGVGAFRSRVGLIDIDRTTDYTFRIRTPQPMNAVPQKLTPEQLQALQAQRLKQQQQQQQQLSPQQSSQQLSQQQQQRQQATQQQQQLLAQQQQRQHQANTTGSLSQMQVQMQQAGQSNKVGVQQSMMGQSITPRDIQTQQLIMQQQQQKLLQKKRMEDASAQLDTASKLMQHSIGSPVNVQVRNNSNQQGVQFGANNGYGGRVN, encoded by the coding sequence ATGTCTAGTGTAAATATTGAGATTAAAGGATTAAGACCAGATATTCGACTAGAGGAATTTGACAGTGGTAAGAACGGTTGGAAGGAATTGGTAGCAAATTTGAAGAGTAAGTCTGATCAAGAGTATAGGGATATTCGTTCGAAGTATTTGAGCAGGCCATCAGAAATACTTCCAAGCGTTTTAAAGGAAGATATTCGTTACAGGGAGTGTATTGCCTGTCATCAGCCGGTATTGGTTTCAGGAATTGTGGAGCATTTGGAAAAGTATTGTATAGCGAAGATGCCCATAAACTCGGCGGCTGAAACTCCAGATGTTATGTCTTCGCCAGCGAAGAGCAAAGGAAATGCAAGAAGATCTTCGTCGATAGACCCTGAAGGATTTGATTCTCCTTcaaagaagcagaagacGTCAACCCCTTCAGGGTCTGGGTCTGGGTCTGGGTCTACTAGAAAACAGCGTAAAATCAAACAACGCAATCCAACAGAGCCTCACCTGGTCAATTTTGACAAGCAGTGTGGTGTTCCACTTCCAGAAGGTGGGGTCTGCGGTAGATCATTAACTTGTAAGTCGCATTCTATGGGCGCAAAACGTGCTGTGGAAGGTCGTTCGCAACCCTTTGATATACTATTGGCAGATTACCAAAAACGGAATCAATTGAAATCATCGGCTTCCAAAACAAGGATACAAAAAGCacaacaaaatcaacaGGACCCGCAAACTACAAGTAAGCATAAGGGTAAGGAAAAAGGCAATAATAAAACGAATAGTGGTAATAGtaacaataatagtaatagtaataacGCTGATAATGACTCGATGTCAAAAATatctccagaagaagagacaaCTCTGGTTTTGAATGGTGTATCACGATCTTATCCATTACCGCTAGAATCCACTGTTTTAACTTCAACGCGTACTAGGACTAAGTATATCAGGATGAGAGAAATGTTTGCTTCTGCCTTTAATATTAAACCAGGCTTCAAAAGTCCCGGGGTCGGAGCATTTCGCTCTAGAGTTGGTCTTATTGATATAGACAGGACAACAGATTATACATTCCGTATAAGAACCCCTCAGCCTATGAATGCGGTGCCGCAGAAACTAACTCCAGAACAATTACAGGCCCTTCAAGCTCAACGATTgaaacagcagcagcagcagcagcagcagctttCACCACAGCAATCTTCACAACAGCTTTcacagcaacagcagcaacggCAACAAGCaactcaacaacaacaacaacttcttgCTCAACAGCAGCAGAGACAGCACCAAGCAAACACAACAGGATCTCTCTCACAAATGCAAGTACAGATGCAACAGGCGGGGCAAAGTAATAAGGTTGGCGTCCAGCAATCCATGATGGGACAGTCAATTACGCCAAGGGATATCCAAACACAGCAACTGATAAtgcagcaacaacagcaaaagctacttcagaaaaaaagaatggaagATGCTAGTGCACAACTGGATACGGCATCCAAATTAATGCAGCATTCTATTGGATCTCCGGTGAACGTTCAAGTCCGAAACAACTCTAATCAGCAAGGAGTCCAATTTGGTGCTAATAATGGTTATGGTGGGAGAGTTAACTAA
- the TYW1 gene encoding putative tRNA 4-demethylwyosine synthase, with the protein MMSISTQSTSGFLDKVPSSLVVYTAVMFYLLSGGRISVSLAVVVGFFILRKHNEEVSSAKVEEVEPPKKKGCCGGKNGGCSGHKVDDNGLPIKKKSCCGGACKSKKVEDPAPAVEISYDNEIDFTDSFKR; encoded by the coding sequence ATGATGAGCATATCAACACAGTCAACTTCAGGTTTTCTGGATAAAGTTCCATCTAGTTTGGTGGTATATACCGCAGTGATGTTCTATCTTTTATCTGGAGGTAGAATATCTGTTTCGTTAGCGGTAGTTGTAGGGTTTTTTATACTGCGGAAGCACAATGAGGAAGTGTCAAGTGCGAAGGTCGAAGAGGTCGAGCccccaaagaaaaaaggatGCTGTGGTGGTAAGAATGGTGGTTGTTCGGGGCACAAGGTAGATGATAATGGTTTAcctatcaagaagaagtcgtGCTGCGGAGGTGCATGTAAATCTAAAAAGGTTGAAGATCCAGCACCAGCTGTAGAGATTTCATACGATAATGAGATTGATTTCACTGATTCTTTCAAGAGGTAA
- the ALG2 gene encoding GDP-Man:Man(1)GlcNAc(2)-PP-dolichol alpha-1,3-mannosyltransferase has product MSQPSAPPPVYHRKVAFIHPDLGIGGAERLVVDAAVGLQNKGYEVTIYTSHCDKSHCFEEVKDGTLKVEVFGDKLPTSIMGKCSILCSNLRQLYLTMCLVATKRIGKFDVFIVDQLSSCVPLLGLNARDAKILFYCHFPDQLLATRDSFLKKVYRLPFDWLEQYTMSLSDQIVVNSNFTKGIFARTFPTLNFIPKVIYPCVNFDNEKPSALDKNLKNLILSKDDKYYLSINRFERKKNIELAIFAFSECKQKETYKLIITGGYDPKVSENMLYLNELEGLCQDLTLTYKRVSYPHFSTTEHTYNAKDFEDAQIIFITSISSSFKELLLKNAELLMYTPSNEHFGIVPLEAMKFGVPVLAVDNGGPVETVVDYNESPQHINATGWLRYSDSTAWAKVLDESVEALAKHRSIFQESGPKRVRYYFSREAMAENFDNIIDRTIWEKKDSSGFTTFTPGILMLITQYLVITLFGDATVPYFFLALISFYILRSIKASFYWIIVFLYMTYTGKT; this is encoded by the coding sequence ATGTCACAGCCAAGCGCACCTCCACCGGTGTACCACAGAAAAGTAGCCTTCATCCATCCAGACCTAGGTATTGGTGGAGCAGAACGGTTGGTCGTCGATGCTGCTGTTGGTTTGCAAAACAAGGGATACGAGGTCACGATCTACACCAGTCACTGCGACAAGTCGCATTGCTTTGAAGAGGTGAAAGATGGGACTCTTAAGGTGGAAGTTTTCGGGGATAAACTCCCAACCAGCATAATGGGGAAATGCTCTATACTGTGTTCGAACTTGAGGCAGTTATACCTTACGATGTGTCTAGTTGCTACTAAGCGCATCGGGAAGTTCGATGTGTTTATTGTGGACCAGCTTTCGTCTTGCGTGCCTCTTTTGGGACTCAATGCGCGTGATGCCAAGATATTGTTCTACTGCCATTTCCCAGACCAGTTGTTGGCTACCAGGGATAGCTTCTTAAAGAAAGTCTACAGACTGCCATTCGACTGGTTAGAACAGTACACGATGTCTCTTTCAGACCAGATCGTTGTCAACTCGAACTTCACCAAGGGAATATTCGCCAGAACGTTCCCTACGCTAAACTTTATTCCAAAGGTGATTTATCCATGCGTGAACTTCGATAACGAGAAACCATCTGCATTGGAtaagaacttgaagaacttgataTTGAGTAAGGATGACAAGTACTACTTGTCAATCAACAGATttgagagaaagaagaacatcGAATTGGCTATCTTTGCCTTCTCAgaatgtaaacaaaaggaAACTTACAAGTTGATCATCACTGGTGGTTATGACCCAAAGGTCAGCGAGAACATGCTATATTTGAACGAATTGGAAGGTTTGTGCCAGGACTTGACTTTAACCTACAAACGTGTCTCCTATCCGCACTTTTCTACCACAGAACATACTTACAACGCCAAGGACTTTGAAGATGCCCAGATAATCTTTATAACATccatctcttcttctttcaaagaactaCTATTGAAAAACGCCGAATTGTTGATGTACACCCCATCAAACGAACATTTTGGCATTGTCCCATTGGAAGCCATGAAATTTGGTGTCCCTGTCTTGGCTGTCGACAACGGTGGTCCCGTCGAAACGGTGGTTGATTATAATGAATCCCCACAACATATAAATGCTACTGGATGGTTACGTTATTCGGATTCCACAGCGTGGGCTAAAGTGTTGGATGAATCTGTTGAGGCTCTTGCAAAACACCGTTCCATTTTCCAAGAAAGTGGGCCAAAACGTGTAAGATACTATTTCTCGAGAGAAGCTATGGCCGAAAACTTTGACAATATCATTGATCGTACTATAtgggaaaagaaggacTCATCTGGTTTCACAACCTTTACTCCTGGTATACTAATGCTAATCACACAATATCTAGTAATAACTCTATTTGGCGACGCTACTGTTccttatttctttttggcaTTAATATCGTTTTACATCTTGAGAAGCATTAAAGCCAGCTTCTACTGGATAATAGTTTTCTTGTATATGACATACACGGGCAAAACTTAA
- the RKM1 gene encoding protein-lysine N-methyltransferase — protein sequence MDHLEYLLKFANEIGVVIPQNVEFRDTKEKGICCIATTDIDGALFKLPREFIITKDLSNTHFKDFIGSSKHHNTWFKLFLSKLKFSDEAIVIDGVDVTQRFRPYINALPKQVDSPLIWNPSELLLLNGTNIYRSLNEKLQSIYDEWWNVIKDSGFKTETYDISQLSIDEIYREITSKVSSDVQLNFDSFPAFLWAHLICTSRAFPERVINPSCEEHNIILLPVLDLLNHENRSKIQWSYSAEKEFVFEKLDVVKKGNEICNNYGAKGNEELLWGYGFVIEQNQFDNLALKLKLPIPVVERLLHEQEIRLPTFKDYTTYAFDVSNKAQIPTEENQLSNASDYEDGILYFINSEIVSLKPLIELFAQLNKNAQEDPKTLRCQLTSLQSLKNALQHKLLLITNPQAETTRDLENHHEVNSYRRYCAEVYKTSQIDILRQSINNVKRLQKQILSEYKPSVASIKNIIKRDKTFYDDLAQLYGNKEPIALTDEFDLSIAWLMVRNYIPFSSEEPKKYEWVIQMFKNYMETHNSSCELTEAGTTLHSSFFPSGNDDVSPKVLEHISNFVNYETFLMESGDDAVPVFTQPATLEYD from the coding sequence ATGGACCATTTAGAATATTTGTTAAAATTTGCTAACGAAATTGGGGTCGTGATCCCACAAAACGTTGAGTTTAGAGAcactaaagaaaaaggaatcTGCTGCATTGCAACAACTGACATTGATGGAGCACTTTTCAAGCTACCGAGAGAATTCATAATAACTAAAGATCTCTCAAATACccatttcaaagattttatTGGCtcttcaaaacatcatAATACGTGGTTTAAACTCTTTTTGAGCAAATTGAAGTTTTCCGATGAAGCGATTGTTATTGATGGTGTAGATGTAACTCAGAGGTTTAGGCCTTATATTAATGCATTGCCTAAGCAAGTTGATTCTCCACTCATTTGGAATCCATCGGAACTTTTGCTATTGAACGGGACGAATATCTATAGATCTTTGAACGAAAAACTTCAATCGATTTACGACGAATGGTGGAACGTCATCAAGGATTCTGGGTTCAAAACGGAGACATATGATATCAGCCAATTGAGCATAGATGAGATATATAGAGAGATAACGAGTAAAGTCTCTTCTGATGTACAATTAAATTTTGATTCATTCCCTGCCTTCTTGTGGGCGCATCTTATTTGTACTTCGAGAGCTTTCCCAGAGAGAGTTATCAACCCATCTTGCGAGGAGcataatattattttattgcCAGTCTTGGACTTGTTGAATCACGAAAACAGGTCTAAGATACAATGGTCGTATTCAgcagaaaaagagtttgtttttgaaaagctCGACGTTGTAAAGAAAGGCAATGAAATATGCAACAATTACGGCGCTAAGGGAAATGAGGAACTACTTTGGGGATATGGATTCGTTATAGAACAAAATCAGTTTGATAATTTAGCTTTAAAGTTAAAGCTACCTATACCAGTCGTCGAAAGGTTGTTACACGAGCAAGAAATCCGTCTACCAACTTTTAAAGACTATACTACGTATGCCTTTGATGTGTCAAACAAAGCACAAATACCAACCGAAGAAAACCAACTATCCAATGCCTCTGACTACGAAGATGGGATCTTGTACTTTATAAACAGCGAAATTGTAAGCTTGAAACCCCTCATTGAACTTTTCGCCCAACTCAATAAAAATGCACAGGAGGATCCTAAAACATTAAGATGCCAGCTCACTTCCCTTCaatcattgaaaaatgcCCTTCAACATAAGTTGCTTTTAATCACGAATCCACAGGcagaaacaacaagagaCCTAGAGAATCATCACGAAGTTAATTCGTACCGCCGTTATTGTGCTGAAGTGTACAAAACAAGTCAGATAGATATCTTGAGACAGTCCATAAATAATGTGAAAAGACTACAGAAACAAATTTTGAGCGAGTATAAACCATCCGTGGCAAGCATAAAGAATATAATAAAACGCGACAAGACGTTCTATGATGATCTTGCGCAGTTGTATGGGAACAAAGAACCCATTGCACTTACCGATGAGTTCGATCTATCAATTGCGTGGCTAATGGTCAGAAATTACATACCCTTCTCTTCTGAAGAGCCAAAGAAGTACGAGTGGGTCATACAAATGTTCAAGAACTACATGGAAACTCATAATTCCTCCTGTGAACTCACAGAGGCAGGCACAACTCTACATAGTTCATTCTTCCCATCAGGAAATGACGATGTCTCACCCAAAGTATTGGAACATATCTCGAATTTTGTTAACTATGAAACCTTCCTAATGGAATCTGGTGATGATGCGGTGCCAGTTTTCACTCAGCCGGCTACACTCGAGTATGATTGA
- the MRH4 gene encoding ATP-dependent RNA helicase, protein MNNPYARIFNVSRSFGRVLITRSYVASKSSTSGTKWSPVHNRKDKKNTPKKNAVHGQPKNEKKQRFEFGEYGKLSDGDANVLERSQKLVSKITDFDSLKLLPDVREKMIDIISSESLLNKNIQNIGYNPEDKSVQEFKKTVKPSPIQTTAIYQLSKTLMKPELQVRLIAAETGSGKTMAYLIPLVDYLKRTELENPTVWESMKNKAIVRSIILLPTHELVEQVYQTVSKLEPALGMNTYKWDAGSSYKGFVDALKGRIDIMVTTPGKILSLFKISMVSRPDRILSQVKFLVMDEADTLLDKSWVEDSYSTIKHMQNLNHVLFCSATIPKEFQKTITRLFPDVGVIASPNLHKINHKNDIKLINADMAPYKGSKIKALAQILYSINRDNIDPGFEKRAVVFVNEKTSVPIVAAKLANQYGHDVVALTGSDTVEERLEKIKPFMDPAKKINKSPSKPVADSNKVLRKIPNSNIVIEEAPDKAEEATAESTLKVLVTTDVLARGINFRSCRYVVLYDIPNTSVDLVHRIGRTGRMKQKGSVFIITGKRVKNWVKAIPSIVSKKVTIS, encoded by the coding sequence ATGAATAATCCCTATGCGAGGATATTTAACGTTTCCAGATCGTTTGGAAGGGTATTGATTACCAGAAGCTATGTGGCTTCTAAGAGTTCAACTTCAGGCACAAAGTGGAGTCCTGTTCATAACCGTAAGgacaaaaagaatactCCCAAGAAAAACGCGGTACATGGCCAACCtaagaatgaaaagaaacagcGGTTCGAATTCGGAGAATATGGTAAACTATCTGATGGGGATGCAAATGTGCTAGAAAGATCGCAAAAACTAGTTTCGAAGATTACGGATTTCGATAGTTTGAAGTTGTTACCAGATGTGAGAGAGAAAATGATTGATATCATATCCAGTGAGTCCTTGttgaataaaaatatacaGAACATTGGATACAATCCAGAAGATAAGTCCGTTCAAGAGTTCAAAAAGACTGTGAAGCCTTCACCTATTCAAACAACCGCTATTTATCAACTATCCAAGACACTAATGAAGCCAGAGCTTCAGGTACGCCTAATTGCTGCTGAAACAGGATCAGGAAAAACGATGGCTTACTTGATACCACTTGTAGATTACCTAAAAAGAACAGAGCTTGAGAATCCTACAGTCTGGGAGTCTATGAAAAATAAAGCTATTGTTCGCTCCATCATTTTATTACCTACACAtgaacttgttgaacaagtgTATCAAACCGTTTCTAAATTAGAGCCTGCCCTTGGTATGAATACTTACAAATGGGATGCCGGATCCTCATATAAAGGTTTTGTTGACGCATTAAAGGGAAGAATAGATATTATGGTCACTACTCCAGGAAAAATTCTAAGTTTATTTAAGATTTCGATGGTCTCTAGACCAGATAGAATTCTTTCACAAGTTAAATTCTTGGTTATGGATGAAGCAGATACCCTTCTTGATAAATCCTGGGTAGAAGACTCTTATTCAACTATTAAGCACATGCAGAACTTAAATCATGTATTGTTCTGCTCTGCCACCATTCCAAAGGAGTTTCAAAAGACTATTACTAGACTCTTTCCCGATGTTGGAGTTATTGCATCACCAAATCTCCATAAGATAAATCACAAGAATGATATCAAGCTAATTAATGCAGACATGGCTCCTTATAAAGGCTCGAAGATTAAGGCATTGGCTCAAATTCTATACTCTATCAACAGAGATAATATTGATCCtggttttgaaaaaagagCAGTTGTATTCGTAAATGAAAAAACTTCTGTGCCAATTGTAGCTGCAAAACTTGCGAACCAGTATGGTCATGATGTTGTAGCCCTAACTGGTAGTGAtactgttgaagaaaggCTCGAAAAAATTAAGCCCTTTATGGACCCtgccaaaaaaataaataagtCTCCCTCGAAGCCTGTAGCTGATAGTAATAAAGTCTTaagaaaaattccaaattcaaatattgttattgaGGAAGCTCCGGACAAAGCTGAAGAAGCAACGGCTGAAAGCACTTTGAAAGTATTAGTCACTACCGATGTTTTAGCAAGGGGAATCAACTTTAGAAGTTGCAGATATGTTGTTCTATATGATATTCCAAATACATCTGTTGACTTGGTTCATCGTATCGGAAGAACCGGTAGAATGAAGCAAAAGGGATCAGTGTTTATTATCACTGGAAAGCGCGTTAAGAATTGGGTAAAAGCTATCCCTTCTATAGTTTCAAAAAAGGTTACCATCTCTTAG
- the IPL1 gene encoding aurora kinase, translating into MLPTDAKDVGRRSSLEQQSKLLSIRLNNAGKRTSLARGYSRAKKSIGSSYQRVSITPRNGYDHPNTSTLLRNSSPKGSDSVSGLTSGSLAVKKPNAGIGNRSSILAGKEVDKFKNMSLQDFEIGKILGKGKFGKVYCVKHKETGLICALKAMEKKEIVQYTIQKQFRREVEIQGSFKHKNLTQLYGFFYDEKRVYLLMEYVYHGELYKFLKNNGPLNESLASYFVYQMANALDYMHSKKILHRDIKPENILIGFNNTIKLTDFGWSVLNEKGQKRKTLCGTIDYLSPELIKSREYDDKVDVWALGVLTYELLVGSPPFEENTKEMTYRRILRCDIRFPPHVSPQARDLIGKLLQFEPTNRIPLSEVKSHTWITSHKPSWSSLQSD; encoded by the coding sequence ATGCTGCCGACAGATGCTAAGGACGTTGGAAGACGGAGTTCTTTGGAACAACAGAGCAAATTACTCTCAATCAGATTGAATAATGCAGGCAAACGCACCAGTTTAGCAAGAGGGTACTCTAGAGCCAAGAAATCTATTGGTTCTTCTTACCAGAGAGTTAGTATCACGCCTAGGAATGGATACGATCACCCAAATACGAGCACTCTTCTGAGAAACAGCAGTCCGAAAGGATCCGACTCAGTTTCAGGCTTGACATCAGGTTCATTGGCAGTTAAAAAGCCTAACGCGGGGATTGGCAACCGATCAAGCATTCTAGCTGGTAAAGAAGTAGATAAGTTCAAGAATATGTCTTTGCAGGATTTTGAAATAGGTAAAATACTAGGAAAGggaaaatttggaaaagtaTACTGTGTGAAACACAAGGAGACCGGACTAATATGCGCTTTGAAAGcaatggaaaagaaagagattgtACAGTATACCatacaaaaacaatttaGAAGAGAAGTTGAAATTCAGGGTTCTTTTAAACATAAAAACCTAACGCAATTGTATGGTTTCTTTTACGATGAAAAACGCGTGTACCTCTTAATGGAGTATGTTTACCATGGAGAACTGTACAAGTTTTTAAAGAACAATGGTCCATTGAATGAATCACTGGCATCTTATTTCGTGTATCAGATGGCAAATGCGCTGGACTACATGCATAGCAAAAAAATTCTTCACCGAGATATAAAACCGGAGAATATTCTTATTGGATTTAATAACACGATTAAGCTAACGGATTTTGGCTGGAGTGTTTTAAACGAGAAAGGtcagaaaaggaaaacacTATGTGGAACCATAGACTATCTTTCTCCAGAACTAATAAAGTCAAGAGAATATGATGACAAAGTGGACGTTTGGGCTTTAGGTGTGCTAACATATGAGCTTCTAGTTGGTTCACCTCCATTCGAAGAGAATACGAAAGAAATGACATACAGAAGAATATTGAGGTGCGATATTAGATTCCCTCCTCACGTATCTCCTCAGGCAAGAGATCTCATAGGAAAACTACTGCAATTTGAGCCTACTAACAGGATTCCTCTCTCCGAAGTGAAATCTCACACTTGGATTACTTCTCATAAGCCATCTTGGTCATCACTTCAAAGTGATTGA